The following are encoded together in the Betaproteobacteria bacterium genome:
- the pqqA gene encoding pyrroloquinoline quinone precursor peptide PqqA, with amino-acid sequence MAWTTPAYTDLRFGFEVTMYICNR; translated from the coding sequence ATGGCTTGGACCACCCCCGCCTACACGGACCTGCGCTTCGGCTTCGAAGTGACGATGTACATCTGCAATCGCTGA
- the pqqA gene encoding pyrroloquinoline quinone precursor peptide PqqA — translation MAWTTPAYTDLRFGFEVTMYIANR, via the coding sequence ATGGCCTGGACCACCCCCGCATACACCGATCTGCGCTTTGGCTTCGAAGTCACGATGTACATTGCCAACCGCTGA
- a CDS encoding response regulator transcription factor codes for MSVVPIRVMLVDDHAVVRMGFRLLIEGSHELKVVAEAECGEDALKAYSEVKPDVLVLDISMPGIGGLETLTRLIAKDPAARVLMLSAHEDTMHPRRAIKAGALGYLSKRSAAEELIQAIRQVYQRKTFIEPALAQQMAVQQLSGDRSPVEVLSDKEFKVFLALARGESVAEIAEVLHLSPRTVGTHLYNIKQKLGASNQADLAIIAVRNRLIEP; via the coding sequence ATGAGTGTGGTGCCGATCCGGGTCATGCTGGTGGATGACCACGCCGTGGTGCGGATGGGGTTTCGCCTGCTGATCGAGGGCAGTCACGAGCTCAAGGTGGTGGCCGAGGCAGAGTGCGGCGAGGACGCCCTGAAGGCGTATTCCGAGGTGAAGCCGGACGTCCTCGTGCTCGACATCTCGATGCCGGGCATCGGCGGGTTGGAGACGCTGACGCGGCTGATCGCGAAGGATCCCGCAGCCCGCGTGCTGATGCTCTCGGCGCACGAGGACACGATGCACCCGCGCCGTGCCATCAAGGCCGGGGCACTGGGCTACCTCTCCAAGCGCAGCGCCGCCGAGGAACTGATCCAGGCCATCCGGCAGGTCTATCAGCGCAAGACGTTCATCGAGCCGGCGCTGGCGCAGCAGATGGCGGTGCAGCAGCTCTCGGGCGATCGCAGCCCGGTCGAAGTGCTGTCGGACAAGGAGTTCAAGGTCTTTCTCGCGCTGGCACGCGGCGAATCGGTGGCGGAGATCGCGGAGGTGCTGCACCTGTCGCCACGCACCGTCGGCACCCACCTGTACAACATCAAGCAGAAGCTCGGCGCCTCCAACCAGGCGGACCTCGCGATCATCGCCGTACGCAACCGGCTGATCGAGCCCTGA